A region of the Apium graveolens cultivar Ventura chromosome 6, ASM990537v1, whole genome shotgun sequence genome:
TATCTTATTAGCTTAAAGTGTGAATCACTAGGATACCATAAACCAAGATTCATGGTTCATTTGAGATATTTggaaattctttttacagctatcagatgtagttttcttggattagcttGGAACTTTCCACatagacaggtagcatacatgatatcaggcctaTTTACAATGAAAAATATGAGTGAGCCAAACTTAGCTCTATAGTTAATTATATCAACTGATGAactagtatttaaatctaacttgattgtagtggccatgagagttgtaGTAGTTGagctgtcttgcattccaaacctTTTCGGcaaattttttatatatttagaTTGACTAATGAAGATCCCTTCTTTACTTTTCttgacttgtaaccccagaaaataactcaattctcccatcatactcatctaatATCTAGACTGCATCAGCTTAGCAAACCTCTCAGATAATTtatcattagtagagccaaaaatgatttcatcaacatatatctgaactaataacaagtccttaccactGTCCAGTAAAAACTGTGCAAGTGTTTTATACTAGGCTCTTGAAGTTTGCTTTAGTTCATAGAGTGTTTAATccaatctgtagacatgatttggatattttaGACTAATTAATATTGAatgttgttcaacataaacttttTCGTCAATTTCACCATTGAGAATGCACTTTTTACATctatttggaacactttaaacttcatgtgagcagcataggccaaaaagattcttatgggcTCTAGTCTTGCaccaggagcaaaagtctcatcatagtcaattccttcttatTGAGAGTTCCCTTTGTAAATAGCCTTGCTTTATATCTTGTAATGATACACTCACTATTTGTTTTGTTTTCGAACACCCATTTAGTATTAACCACTTATATGTTATTTGGCCTTGGCATTAGagtccatactttgttcctttcaaattcattgagctcatcttgcattgttaggacccaatcagcatctagaagagcttcatccactttttttggttcactttgagatagaaaagaatgatagagacattcattttgtgTGGCTTTCCTTATCTtcacaccactatcaggatttccaatgattaagtcatgAGTGTGTGACTTAGTCAATTTTCTTGCAGAAGAAAGTTGGCTTCTTAAAGAAGAtcatcccccatgatccatgagGTCTCTATTACCATCTTGGTGTGTATCATTGTTATTTCTAAAACGCCTCCTAAATCAGTGTTTTTGGAATTATCAGGATTTGTCTCATCAGTATTTGAGAAATTAGAGTCTGATGAAGTGTCTCATGATGTGTCTTCGCCTGTATCACTTGAACTTGACTCCTAATATTGGTCATGTTGATCCTCCTCAACATGTGATTCAGTATTTGTGGAGTTACCACTGGTACAAGTGGTTCATCAGAGTTTAGTGTGatatcaggattttcagtataAATGTGTATTAATGTTTGAGATTATATCAGGAGTTAACtattcagcatatggtactttattttcaaatctcagttgttCATGATCATCTAATCTTTTAGACCTAtgatcttcttatcatcaaaagatatatgaATATATTCTATTACTACTCTTGTTCACAGATGTATTAAACTCTGAAGACTTTATTGATAGTGGATATCCAAAAAAATACATTCATCATCTTTAGGTCAAAACTTGTAAGTTGTTCAgggatgagttttgagaacaaagcaTTTCCAACCAAAAGGATGAAAGTACTTAAAATTTTGCTTCTTTCCCtttaccatctcaaatggtgtatTTCCCTTCTTTTTTGTCATAGTAACATTCTGTGTAAAGCATGCAATTTGCACAGCCTTAGCCCAAACGTAGGTTGGTAATTTGCTTCCTCAAGCATGGTCCTTGCGGCTTCTATAAGAGTATGTTCTTCATTTTACAACTCCATTTGTTGTGGAGTTCAAGGGGAAGAAATTTTTTTGATTTCCTTTTGTTTACAGAATTCTTCCATAgtgttgttcttgaattcagttccattatcacttcaaATTATTTTCATAATATGTGTTGATACTTTTTTCCAGTTGCTTCATATGAACAAGAAGAATGGATTGTGTCTTATCCTTTGTGTGCAGGAAAAAACCTATGTGTATCTGGTGTACTCATCAACAAtgacaagtgcatacctcttcttggctaTAAATTACATTAACTAGACTAGAAAATCAATATATAATAAGTGaaatggttcaagaattgagaaTTTAGTCTTACTCTTAACTGATGATTTCCTTAGCTTGGTCTTCTGCATGAATCACACAGTCCATCAGAAATAAACTGAATTGGGCACcatcctcttacaagatctttcttcacagGTTCATTAATATTGTTTGAAGTTTAGTTGAGAAGGTCTTCTATTCCAATTTCAGTTGCCGTCCACAGTTCTCTACATAACAAACAAATTATAGACCCATCACTATTTTGGAAACCCTGGTTTCATATAAGTTACCATATCTGTAACCAATTATTGCAACATTGCCACTTTAATTGCTGATAATTTCAAAATGCTCATCATTAAAATTACATAATAACCTCTGtcatatttgactcacactcatcAGGTTATATAtaagtcctgcaactagagctacattatCAATTATTACATTCCCAAGTTTAATCtttccatatcccaaagtttttcctaagttgacatctccataagaaacacttggatCGACATTCTCCTTAAACTCTAGtggtagggctttatttccagtcatatgtcttgagcatccatgACTAGAGTATTTTCTGTTACCCTATAATTAGATAAACCATTAGTTAGAATTTTTAAGGACCCGACCTTTTTTGGATCCTTTGAccatattaaattaattaacatttataGCAGAAGTCTTCatattagagtttatgttaatattcTTAATATAAGGAGATACaaatacaaaaataattttaattttattcaaGGAGTATTTCAGTTTATAATAGTCATAATACAAATtatgatactctttacatgtgtaaataGAGTGCTATGTACttccataatgaaaacaaggttGTTGTAGTCTATATCTAACTATTCTgctcctaaactctgatttaggaGGAACAGTATTTAATCCCTTACTCTTCATGTAAACAACAGCAATATGATTAGTACTACCATAATTTAAACAAGCCTTTCTAAGTGCATTAGGAATTTATTTGTATTTGTTATCCTTATCGACACtacctttctattcctatttttccttggCTATTTTCCTTGTTCTTCATTTTAATTTCTTTCAGCTTTTGATTAAACCTGTTCagagtcattaaaccaatatttactgacttGGCCTTACCCTGTTGATAACTATCAGATTTTAAATTTGGCTTAGATGCTGATGTTGAACTCGTCACTTACTAATTTAAGTCCATCAGTATTTAAGTCAACTTAACAGGTGTTAACTTAGTCTTCTTCTTTTTAACCTGTTTATCAGTATTTACTAGTTTAAGATTCGCATACCCGCTTTCTTTAACATCTTCACTACTAGGTTTATCTAGATTACCTAATTCTGACCCCCAATAGCCACTTTCAATTATTCTCTATGTTTTTTCCTGAATTAGTCCAAGTTTGATTATTTCCCTTTCTTTAACTAACTCATTCTcaagataagcatgtttttctaacaatttatctttaacataaacaacatcatctctttctttttgaatttctagcatgaaAATTAACTCAGCTTCTAGGAAATCATCTCTTTTCTTTAAGTCAGAATTCTCAATTCTGATCTAGCACTTTAAGGGTTTgttccctataactaacatgcaagcttttaagaaataatcttaactcatggatatcatcagtatcaaaagataGAGTTGTTTGAGGTATATTGGTCTCGAGAGCCTCAGATTCACTTTCAGCATTTTTGTGAGAGCATAGTTAACACCCTCATCAAATTCTGAAGCATCATCCTAGTTcttcttctttgtgatcaagTCAGCTGCAAAATTTCCAactccatcacagttgtaacacttGATCTTGGAGTCAACTTTTCCAGATTTGGGCCTTTATCATCATATTTTATGTAGTTCTTCTTATCAGTGTTTGAAGCACTAgagcctttcctggaaaacctctttcctTTCTTGAAGTCCTTATAAGCCATCCTCTTAAAGATTTTCACCATTAAAGCAGCCATCTGCAAGATCTTCCCATCATCACAATGATCACTTTAAGAGTCGGTAGAGATATCAGAGTTCGATTCATCAATATAtacttgatgactcggtatcaaaCTTTGCAATCATAGCATTTCCTCCTGAATGACTATTTCTGAAAAACCTTTCCCTTAGATCTTGACCCCTTTCTTTTGCTCTTTTGCTCCACCTCCAGTTCATGAATTTTCAGcattccatagatctcatctaggGGTGTATATTGaagatcatagttgtctcttatggacTTGACCTTCAAGTCCCACTTTTTGGGGAGTGCAAAAGAAACTTCTTATTTGAGTCTTCTGCATCATACTCTTTGTCTACAAGTGACatatcattcaacaatttctgaaaccTCTCATAGATCTCAGTCAGTAGCTCATCATCTTTTGAGTCAAAATactcatactcttgtgtgagtatagtttTTCTATTTTTCTTCATAGCAGTTGAGCCTTGATACTTAACCTCCAaggtatcccatatctccttggtAGTTTTACATCCAATGAGTCTATTGGATATAACACTATCCAAACTACAATGCAAAAGATGTCTATCCTTGGCATCTTTCATGATTGATGCTagatcttcagcagtgtagttCTTCTCttctttatcaaccatctttttaGGCTCACCCGTAACAGAAACATTCAGTTTCTTAGGTTGtaaggaccatcataaatccttaTCAGATATTCAAGATATGTAGCTAGTAGacacatagccatctttactttacCAATAGGATATAAATTCACTTTCAAAATcggaactctgatggtttcatatatgatcatattgttgttgatttgatTTGTGACTAGTGCTGGTTGTGTTGTTAAGTTTCTTTTCTACCATGTTTTATTGTTTTATTGGATCTTAATCTATTTTTGTatcaacaacaagctctgataccaattatcAGGCCTTTTAGTATACAATAgtgggggtgaatatagtgtataacAATCAAATTGAAATTAAATCTCAAAGATGAAGAACAGTctttatattaatgaataaaaattgttaataaaactctctcaaaggatgaaaaaatattttgagagctgctaggttgtAAGAATGATTATCAATATTCGAGACATATAATGTTAACTTTATCTATGCTTATATACTGTACAGTTACATAATCAATCTAGTTAATAAGATATACATgaataaggaaacctaatacatattCAACTGTTCATTGCTACAAatgtgacaccctcaatctcggggttaggaaataaggactcacacacctttaacctaataattaaataagcataaaccccgattaactactaacaggataaacaggataaagtatgagacaagattaaactaccaatcataaaatataacttacaaccccaaaatattattaaataaacaatatcgattctggctggaaaccgacagataacccattgtatctttaaacatttccttctaggcgcgagctcactcaaaaataccactacctgctctggcaaccggaagccctcaacacgatagggaccaccgGGTACgttcttacgagcagtgcgcctaagcctggccatcttcttgcttaactgccatgattagattaaaaaaaacatatgagtataaaactcagcgtGTAACTGTAAAGCAGTTCTATGATATCAAATTACAATATACTTTACcgaactcagggcattctactttatttgttctaggtggcagatttgcagcttttgggttaaggaaagggtTTGAAGGAACAATACggagcttttaaggaacaaggctcaacgtaggatgaagccaacattcatcacaaatcattaaaggattaggat
Encoded here:
- the LOC141666096 gene encoding uncharacterized protein LOC141666096 produces the protein MVDKEEKNYTAEDLASIMKDAKDRHLLHCSLDSVISNRLIGCKTTKEIWDTLEVKYQGSTAMKKNRKTILTQEYEYFDSKDDELLTEIYERFQKLLNDMSLVDKEYDAEDSNKKFLLHSPKSGT